The following proteins are co-located in the Lagenorhynchus albirostris chromosome 2, mLagAlb1.1, whole genome shotgun sequence genome:
- the ADORA1 gene encoding adenosine receptor A1: protein MPPSISAFQAAYIGIEVLIALVSVPGNVLVIWAVKVNQALRDATFCFIVSLAVADVAVGALVIPLAILINIGPQTYFHTCLMVACPVLILTQSSILALLAIAVDRYLRVKIPLRYKTVVTPRRAVVAIVGCWILSFVVGLTPMFGWNNLSVVERAWVANGSVGEPVIKCQFEKVISMEYMVYFNFFVWVLPPLLLMVFIYLEVFYLIRKQLNRKVSASSGDPQKYYGKELKIAKSLALILFLFALSWLPLHILNCITLFCPSCHKPRLLMYIAIFLTHGNSAMNPIVYAFRIQKFRVTFLKIWNDHFRCQPAPPIDEDPPEERPDD, encoded by the exons ATGCCGCCCTCCATCTCGGCCTTCCAGGCCGCATATATTGGCATCGAGGTGCTCATCGCCCTGGTCTCCGTGCCTGGGAACGTGCTGGTGATCTGGGCAGTGAAGGTGAACCAGGCACTGCGGGATGCCACCTTCTGCTTCATCGTGTCACTGGCAGTGGCTGATGTGGCAGTGGGCGCTCTGGTCATCCCACTTGCCATCCTCATCAACATTGGGCCACAGACCTACTTCCACACCTGCCTCATGGTCGCCTGCCCTGTCCTCATCCTCACTCAGAGCTCCATCTTGGCCCTGCTGGCAATCGCTGTCGACCGCTACCTCCGTGTCAAGATCCCGCTCAG gtACAAGACAGTGGTGACTCCCCGAAGGGCTGTGGTGGCCATCGTTGGCTGCTGGATTCTCTCCTTTGTGGTGGGCTTGACACCTATGTTCGGCTGGAACAACCTGAGTGTGGTGGAGCGGGCCTGGGTGGCCAATGGCAGTGTAGGTGAGCCCGTGATCAAGTGTCAGTTTGAGAAGGTGATCAGCATGGAGTACATGGTCTACTTCAACTTCTTTGTCTGGGTGCTGCCCCCACTGCTGCTCATGGTCTTCATCTACCTGGAGGTCTTCTACCTGATCCGCAAGCAGCTCAACAGGAAGGTGTCGGCATCCTCTGGCGACCCACAGAAGTACTATGGGAAGGAGCTGAAGATCGCCAAGTCGCTGGCCCTCATCCTCTTCCTCTTTGCTCTCAGCTGGCTACCCCTACACATCCTTAACTGCATCACCCTCTTCTGCCCTTCCTGCCATAAGCCGAGGCTCCTCATGTACATCGCCATCTTCCTCACACATGGTAACTCGGCCATGAATCCCATCGTCTATGCCTTCCGCATCCAGAAGTTTCGGGTTACCTTCCTTAAGATTTGGAACGACCACTTCCGCTGCCAACCTGCACCCCCCATCGATGAGGATCCTCCAGAAGAGAGGCCCGATGACTAG